Proteins from a genomic interval of Phenylobacterium sp. LH3H17:
- the cobA gene encoding uroporphyrinogen-III C-methyltransferase, with amino-acid sequence MPLEMGRVRLVGAGPGAVDLMTLRALRAVESAQALLYDALVPDEILALAPPGCVRIQTGKRAGKASMGQETINRLMLRLARRGLEVVRLKGGDPSVFGRSGEERAFLEAHGVEVEIVPGVTAASAAAAQFAFPLSHRGEARRVTFTTARVQDGAIVESGWSGLADTETTLVLYMARDAARAAADRLIAEGRAPGTPALAIENAGRPEARIISTILRMLGQEVENASLSGPVLLVVGDVAGQARAAYAPSLRSASARS; translated from the coding sequence ATGCCGCTTGAAATGGGCAGGGTTCGCCTGGTGGGCGCCGGCCCCGGCGCCGTCGACCTGATGACGCTCCGCGCCCTGCGCGCGGTGGAGAGCGCCCAGGCGCTGCTCTACGACGCCCTCGTGCCGGACGAGATCCTGGCCCTGGCGCCGCCCGGCTGCGTGCGCATCCAGACCGGCAAGCGGGCGGGCAAGGCCAGCATGGGGCAGGAAACCATCAACCGCCTGATGCTGCGGCTGGCGCGCCGCGGGCTCGAGGTGGTGCGGCTGAAGGGCGGCGACCCGTCGGTGTTCGGCCGCTCGGGGGAGGAGCGCGCCTTTCTGGAGGCCCATGGCGTCGAGGTCGAAATCGTGCCGGGCGTCACCGCGGCCAGCGCCGCCGCGGCCCAATTCGCCTTCCCGCTCAGCCATCGCGGCGAGGCGCGTCGCGTCACCTTCACCACGGCCCGCGTGCAGGACGGCGCCATCGTGGAGAGTGGCTGGAGCGGCCTGGCCGACACTGAGACCACCCTCGTCCTCTACATGGCCCGCGACGCCGCGCGCGCCGCCGCGGACCGCCTGATCGCCGAGGGCCGTGCGCCCGGCACGCCGGCCCTGGCTATCGAGAACGCCGGGCGGCCCGAGGCGCGGATCATCTCAACGATCTTGAGGATGTTGGGCCAGGAAGTTGAAAATGCGTCACTATCAGGCCCTGTCTTACTGGTAGTCGGCGACGTCGCCGGCCAGGCCCGGGCCGCCTATGCGCCCAGCCTGCGCTCGGCCTCGGCGAGGTCCTGA
- a CDS encoding molybdenum cofactor guanylyltransferase, producing MQNRQAVGLVIAGGRSQRFGGEKAVAMLGGRSLLARACARLAADCTVVAVNARGEGAAEAGRLGVPALDDPPGLASGPLSGVLAGLRWARERGARLMITLPCDTPLLPDDLVARLIAAAQGRRCAVARSPDGLQSLCAAWSVDLIGDLEAALADGRHPPVHGFLEDHDCGLVDYADAAAFLNLNTPQDLAEAERRLGA from the coding sequence ATGCAGAACCGGCAGGCAGTGGGTCTGGTGATCGCCGGTGGGCGGTCCCAGCGGTTCGGCGGCGAGAAGGCCGTGGCGATGCTGGGGGGACGCTCCCTGCTCGCGCGGGCCTGCGCGCGGCTGGCGGCCGATTGCACGGTGGTGGCGGTCAACGCCCGCGGCGAGGGCGCGGCGGAGGCGGGGCGGCTCGGCGTGCCGGCGCTCGATGATCCCCCCGGCCTGGCGAGCGGTCCGCTGAGCGGTGTCCTGGCCGGACTACGATGGGCGAGGGAACGGGGGGCCAGGCTGATGATCACCCTGCCCTGCGACACGCCCCTACTGCCGGACGACCTGGTCGCGCGGCTGATCGCGGCGGCGCAGGGCCGGCGCTGCGCGGTGGCGCGGTCGCCGGATGGGTTGCAGTCGCTCTGCGCCGCCTGGAGCGTCGACCTGATCGGCGACCTGGAAGCCGCTCTGGCGGACGGCCGCCATCCGCCGGTCCACGGTTTCCTGGAGGACCACGATTGCGGTCTGGTCGACTATGCCGACGCCGCGGCCTTCCTGAACCTCAACACGCCTCAGGACCTCGCCGAGGCCGAGCGCAGGCTGGGCGCATAG
- a CDS encoding PEP-CTERM sorting domain-containing protein, with protein MKIRWGWAAVTVVPVLVWMSAAAIGGDSDGGGSRTLAAVVGDPLSFLAKRSPGGRGAGALLSTKPHRTAVGAAAAPPAQRVLGRVRERPPIIPPLEPVAPTAAAASDIGPLASIAQPGFTPGGAQPLFGGPPVGEPGFPYIGPGGGGPISPTLPGTPDVPVVPVVPVEPVVPVEPVVPVVPVVPVVPVLPPVGPVVPVEPVLPVVPVIPGGPVSPPTPSAVPEPASWVIMLVGFFAVGWSIRRSGTRRLGYRPS; from the coding sequence ATGAAAATTCGGTGGGGCTGGGCGGCCGTGACGGTTGTTCCCGTGCTCGTCTGGATGTCAGCCGCCGCGATCGGTGGAGACTCCGACGGAGGCGGAAGCCGAACTCTGGCCGCCGTCGTGGGTGATCCGCTTTCTTTCCTGGCGAAAAGGTCGCCCGGGGGGCGAGGCGCCGGCGCCCTCCTCAGCACGAAACCTCACCGGACCGCCGTGGGCGCCGCCGCGGCCCCGCCAGCCCAGCGCGTCCTGGGCAGGGTGCGCGAGCGGCCACCGATCATTCCCCCCCTCGAACCTGTCGCTCCGACGGCGGCCGCGGCTTCGGATATTGGCCCGCTGGCAAGTATCGCACAGCCCGGCTTCACGCCCGGCGGCGCCCAGCCGCTGTTCGGCGGCCCTCCGGTTGGCGAACCGGGCTTCCCGTACATCGGCCCAGGCGGGGGCGGGCCGATATCGCCGACCCTTCCGGGGACGCCTGACGTTCCTGTGGTGCCAGTCGTCCCGGTCGAACCCGTCGTCCCGGTCGAACCCGTCGTCCCGGTCGTGCCCGTCGTCCCGGTCGTACCCGTGCTGCCGCCTGTTGGCCCAGTCGTGCCGGTTGAACCTGTCCTGCCCGTGGTCCCGGTCATACCCGGCGGTCCTGTGTCGCCTCCGACGCCCAGCGCGGTGCCCGAGCCGGCCTCCTGGGTCATCATGCTCGTCGGATTTTTCGCCGTCGGATGGTCGATACGGCGCTCGGGAACCCGCCGCCTCGGCTATCGGCCAAGCTAG